The following are encoded together in the Salinibacterium sp. UTAS2018 genome:
- the lepB gene encoding signal peptidase I: protein MTHNTVDDALDGSRSNSHRSAKKAGGWKLFLRDLLIIFVAAILISFVIKTYLVRSFYIPSSSMENTLQVDDRILVNQLEPSLFPIEHGDVVVFTDPGGWLPAISSEPENWFVGAVDGVLAFVGLSAPDSSNHLIKRVIGLPGDTVECCNEFGQLIVNGIPLEEPYIKLPDAVTKATQEDFSVTVPDDSIWVMGDNRYNSADSAFHKDDPTGGFVKIDSVVGRAFLISWPTDRWSMIDNYPTTFQRVTQSTE, encoded by the coding sequence ATGACACACAATACTGTTGACGATGCGCTGGATGGCAGCCGCAGCAATAGCCATCGTTCCGCCAAGAAAGCGGGCGGCTGGAAGCTGTTCCTCCGTGATCTCCTGATCATCTTTGTGGCTGCAATTCTGATCTCCTTCGTGATCAAGACGTACCTCGTGCGGTCGTTCTACATTCCGTCGTCGTCGATGGAAAACACCCTGCAGGTCGATGACCGCATCCTGGTGAACCAGCTCGAGCCCTCGCTCTTCCCGATCGAGCACGGCGATGTCGTGGTGTTCACAGATCCCGGTGGCTGGTTGCCTGCAATTTCGAGTGAACCCGAGAACTGGTTCGTGGGCGCTGTTGACGGCGTGCTCGCGTTCGTCGGGCTGAGTGCCCCCGACAGCAGCAATCACCTCATCAAGCGCGTCATTGGGCTCCCTGGCGACACCGTGGAATGCTGCAACGAATTCGGTCAGCTCATTGTCAATGGCATCCCTCTTGAAGAGCCGTACATCAAGCTTCCGGATGCCGTCACCAAAGCAACTCAAGAAGACTTCTCTGTCACGGTGCCCGACGACTCCATCTGGGTTATGGGCGACAACCGTTACAACTCTGCCGACTCCGCGTTCCACAAAGACGACCCCACCGGTGGTTTCGTGAAGATCGACTCTGTCGTGGGGCGTGCCTTCCTCATCAGCTGGCCGACGGATCGATGGAGCATGATCGACAACTACCCGACGACGTTTCAGCGGGTAACGCAGAGCACCGAGTAG
- a CDS encoding gamma carbonic anhydrase family protein has product MTALIVTLAGHTPQIAASAFVAPNATLIGRVTLAEGVGIFYGAVLRGDTDAITIGEGSNLQDNVSVHCDEGIPTTVGSGVSVGHGAVLHGCTVEDDCLIGMSATVLNGAVIGTGSLVAAGAVVLEGTIIPPGSLVAGVPAKVRRELSDEERAGVRENAAHYLELSAAHKAANN; this is encoded by the coding sequence ATGACTGCTCTTATCGTGACTCTCGCCGGACACACGCCCCAGATTGCCGCCAGCGCTTTCGTGGCGCCCAACGCCACTCTCATCGGTCGAGTCACGCTCGCCGAAGGCGTCGGCATCTTCTATGGCGCAGTGCTGCGCGGTGACACCGACGCGATCACCATCGGTGAGGGGTCGAATCTGCAAGACAACGTCTCGGTGCACTGCGATGAGGGCATCCCCACAACCGTTGGTTCAGGAGTGAGTGTCGGACACGGCGCTGTGCTGCACGGCTGCACCGTCGAAGACGACTGCCTCATCGGCATGAGCGCGACCGTGCTCAATGGTGCTGTGATCGGAACCGGATCCCTCGTTGCTGCGGGCGCCGTCGTGCTCGAAGGCACCATCATTCCGCCCGGCTCGCTCGTGGCCGGAGTGCCCGCCAAGGTTCGTCGCGAACTCAGCGATGAAGAAAGAGCCGGCGTTCGCGAGAACGCGGCGCACTACCTCGAGCTGTCTGCCGCGCACAAGGCCGCCAACAACTAG
- the ffh gene encoding signal recognition particle protein yields the protein MATFGNLTDRLADTFKNLRGKGKLSEADVDGTVREIRRALLDADVALEVVKAFTGRVRERALGHEVSGALNPAQQVVQIVNDELVTILGGEARRIQFAKNPPTVIMLAGLQGAGKTTLAGKLAKWLAADGHTPLLVAADLQRPNAVTQLQVVAEQAGAAVFAPEPGNGKGDPVKVSKQAMKYAKDKQHDVVIIDTAGRLGVDAELMKQAANIRKAVDPDEVLFVIDAMIGQDAVTTARAFQEGVDFTGVVLSKLDGDARGGAALSVASITGRPIMFASTGEGLDDFEPFHPDRMASRILDLGDILTLIEQAQKTFDEEETRKVAEKFATDSFTLDDFLQQMQQLKNMGSIKGMLGMLPGAKGMREQLDNFDESEITRTEAIIQSMTKQERTMPKLLNGSRRVRIARGSGTTVTEVNALVNRFEQASKMMKTVAKGGMPQIPGMGPIPGGHGGKSAKKNQKKKGSKSGNPAKRAAEDAARAEGVVAPSAPSGSGFGLGGSKPAAGGPSPEELESLQKFLGR from the coding sequence ATGGCCACTTTTGGAAATCTCACCGACCGCCTCGCGGATACCTTTAAGAACCTGCGCGGCAAGGGCAAGCTCAGCGAAGCGGATGTCGATGGCACCGTTCGTGAGATTCGCCGCGCTTTGCTCGATGCTGACGTTGCGCTCGAGGTTGTTAAAGCGTTCACCGGGCGCGTGCGCGAACGCGCTCTCGGTCACGAGGTTTCGGGTGCGCTGAACCCCGCTCAGCAGGTCGTGCAGATCGTCAACGACGAACTCGTCACGATTCTGGGTGGCGAAGCTCGCCGCATCCAGTTCGCGAAAAACCCGCCGACGGTCATCATGCTCGCGGGACTTCAGGGTGCCGGTAAGACGACGCTCGCGGGAAAGCTTGCCAAGTGGCTCGCCGCTGATGGCCACACGCCGCTGCTGGTAGCTGCCGACCTTCAGCGCCCCAACGCAGTCACTCAGCTTCAGGTTGTCGCTGAGCAGGCTGGTGCTGCGGTCTTCGCTCCTGAGCCCGGCAATGGCAAGGGAGACCCGGTCAAGGTCTCCAAGCAGGCCATGAAGTACGCCAAAGACAAGCAGCACGATGTGGTCATCATTGACACCGCTGGTCGTCTCGGTGTGGATGCCGAGCTCATGAAGCAGGCCGCCAACATCCGCAAGGCTGTTGATCCTGACGAAGTTCTTTTCGTTATTGACGCCATGATCGGTCAAGACGCTGTTACGACCGCTCGTGCCTTCCAAGAGGGCGTCGACTTCACCGGTGTCGTGCTCTCGAAGCTCGATGGCGATGCTCGCGGTGGTGCAGCACTGTCTGTCGCGTCCATCACCGGGCGCCCGATCATGTTCGCTTCCACGGGTGAGGGTCTCGATGACTTCGAGCCATTCCACCCCGACCGCATGGCCAGCCGCATCCTCGACCTGGGTGACATCCTCACCCTCATCGAGCAGGCCCAAAAAACGTTCGACGAAGAAGAGACCCGCAAGGTCGCGGAAAAGTTCGCCACCGACAGCTTCACGCTCGATGACTTCTTGCAGCAGATGCAGCAACTCAAGAACATGGGGTCGATCAAGGGCATGCTGGGTATGCTCCCCGGTGCCAAGGGCATGCGCGAGCAGCTCGACAACTTCGATGAGTCAGAGATCACGCGCACCGAGGCCATCATTCAGTCGATGACCAAGCAAGAACGTACGATGCCGAAGCTCCTCAACGGATCTCGTCGTGTGCGTATCGCCCGCGGTTCGGGAACGACGGTCACCGAGGTTAATGCTCTCGTGAACCGGTTCGAGCAGGCGTCCAAGATGATGAAAACTGTCGCCAAGGGCGGTATGCCGCAGATTCCGGGTATGGGGCCGATTCCCGGTGGTCACGGTGGAAAGTCCGCGAAGAAGAATCAGAAGAAGAAGGGCTCAAAGTCGGGCAACCCGGCCAAGCGTGCGGCGGAGGATGCCGCCCGTGCCGAGGGCGTGGTCGCTCCTTCAGCTCCGTCTGGTTCAGGCTTCGGTCTCGGCGGCTCGAAGCCTGCCGCTGGTGGCCCGTCGCCAGAAGAGCTCGAGAGTTTGCAGAAGTTCCTCGGCCGCTAG
- a CDS encoding RNA-binding protein: MLAPALEHLVKGIVDHPDEVQVVAKNTQRGDLLEVRVHPEDLGRVIGRSGRTAKALRTLITALADGRKVRVDVVDTDF; this comes from the coding sequence TTGCTCGCTCCCGCTTTAGAACATCTCGTCAAGGGAATCGTTGACCACCCCGACGAGGTCCAGGTCGTTGCGAAGAACACGCAGCGCGGTGACCTCCTCGAGGTTCGCGTGCACCCAGAGGATCTCGGCCGTGTTATCGGTCGCTCTGGTCGCACCGCGAAAGCTCTGCGCACGCTGATCACGGCATTGGCCGATGGTCGCAAGGTGCGCGTCGACGTCGTCGACACTGACTTCTAG
- a CDS encoding LLM class flavin-dependent oxidoreductase — translation MRHGIVILPQQPWAEAQHRWIQAEEMGFDHAWIYDHLSWRSLADEQWYATLPTLTAAASVTNRIGLGTFVASPNYRHPVPFAKELATLDDVSAGRFLLGVGSGGTGFDATVLGQNELTPRERHARFEEFVRGLDELLRFEDPGSGGISFSGDWFTAVNARMVGAPAQRPRMPFVVAAEGPRGLRLTAELADGWLTLGRTADTLDEWWQVVADTSARMDEALEKAGRASDSLDRYLNLDGAPQFSVESVDTWEDAVGRADALGFTDVIGHWPRADGIYAGNESVMVEIASRFSH, via the coding sequence GTGAGACACGGAATCGTCATACTGCCCCAACAGCCGTGGGCTGAAGCCCAACATCGCTGGATTCAAGCCGAAGAAATGGGCTTCGATCACGCGTGGATTTACGACCACCTGTCGTGGCGTTCCCTCGCCGATGAGCAGTGGTACGCCACCCTCCCCACTCTCACGGCAGCCGCGAGCGTCACGAACCGCATCGGGCTCGGCACCTTTGTGGCCTCGCCCAACTACCGGCATCCGGTTCCCTTTGCCAAAGAACTCGCGACGCTCGACGACGTGAGCGCTGGCCGTTTTCTGCTCGGCGTCGGTTCGGGCGGCACCGGTTTTGACGCTACCGTGCTCGGCCAGAACGAGCTCACGCCTCGCGAGCGCCATGCTCGCTTTGAGGAGTTCGTGCGCGGGCTCGACGAGCTGCTGCGCTTCGAAGACCCCGGTAGTGGCGGCATCAGCTTTAGCGGTGACTGGTTCACGGCCGTCAATGCTCGGATGGTCGGTGCCCCCGCCCAGCGACCGCGCATGCCGTTCGTGGTCGCCGCCGAAGGCCCTCGCGGTCTACGCCTCACCGCCGAACTGGCCGACGGCTGGCTCACTCTCGGCCGTACCGCCGACACACTCGACGAGTGGTGGCAGGTTGTCGCCGACACCTCCGCGCGGATGGATGAGGCCCTCGAAAAGGCGGGCCGAGCATCCGACAGCCTCGATCGTTATCTCAATCTGGATGGCGCACCCCAGTTCAGTGTAGAAAGCGTCGACACGTGGGAAGACGCCGTCGGTCGCGCCGACGCGCTCGGCTTCACCGACGTGATCGGGCACTGGCCCCGCGCCGACGGCATCTACGCCGGCAACGAAAGCGTCATGGTCGAGATCGCCTCGCGCTTCTCGCACTAA
- a CDS encoding DUF4352 domain-containing protein, whose translation MTTPETNPETTPETPAAPTAPAAPAAKKARNTLGLVALGLAVFGALLAVIPATNGFSWVILLGAFIVSIVALTRKGQGKGMALVALIVSFLFWIISIFVGIAVVATAVSESIDDAPSISAPSTSDEDTDEAPAETDAIAGVGDTVTTDDGAEITLLSVTLDATPPDDYLISEVRGTLVAVSMSMTNGTNEAISISESSVAGFIGDAEYEAAVVYGTESNEWYVYEEINPGLEANFTAYIDVPADTELDLVSFKTDLFFGDAVTFVAK comes from the coding sequence ATGACTACGCCCGAAACAAATCCCGAAACGACACCAGAGACACCTGCCGCGCCTACTGCGCCTGCCGCACCCGCCGCCAAGAAGGCGCGCAACACTTTGGGATTGGTTGCACTCGGTCTTGCCGTTTTCGGCGCGCTTCTCGCCGTAATCCCGGCGACCAACGGTTTTTCGTGGGTCATCCTTCTCGGTGCGTTTATCGTGTCGATCGTCGCGCTGACCCGCAAGGGCCAGGGCAAGGGAATGGCTCTCGTCGCACTGATCGTTAGCTTCCTCTTCTGGATCATCTCGATCTTCGTCGGAATCGCCGTTGTTGCCACCGCAGTCAGCGAAAGCATCGATGATGCTCCCTCAATCTCCGCACCGAGCACGTCGGACGAAGACACCGATGAAGCTCCCGCTGAAACGGATGCGATTGCTGGCGTGGGTGACACGGTGACGACTGACGACGGTGCAGAAATCACGCTTCTGAGCGTCACACTCGACGCAACTCCTCCCGATGACTACCTCATTTCGGAAGTTCGCGGAACGCTCGTGGCCGTCAGCATGTCGATGACCAACGGCACCAACGAAGCAATCTCTATCTCGGAAAGCTCCGTAGCCGGCTTCATTGGAGATGCCGAATATGAAGCGGCTGTTGTTTACGGTACCGAAAGCAACGAGTGGTACGTCTACGAAGAGATCAACCCTGGACTTGAAGCCAACTTCACCGCATACATCGATGTTCCCGCCGACACAGAACTCGATCTGGTCTCTTTCAAGACAGACCTCTTCTTCGGCGACGCGGTCACGTTCGTCGCAAAGTAG
- a CDS encoding LLM class F420-dependent oxidoreductase, translated as MTQSRPVRIAVQLQPQHAEYSLIRDRVKELEQLGVDILFNWDHFFPLSGEPDGLHFEAWTELASWAEMTSRVEFGTLVNCNSYRNPDLQADMARTLDHISDGRFIFGTGSGWFERDYQEYGYEFGTAGSRLDALAEALPRIESRWAKLNPAPTRKIPVLIGGGGEKKTLKLVAKHADIWHSFATGDELVHKLDVLAGHCDAVGRNINEIEISNELRNKSVEDADSMREQGITLFTLGVSGPEYDLTATKQWLAWRDAQNG; from the coding sequence ATGACACAGAGCCGCCCCGTTCGTATTGCCGTTCAACTTCAACCCCAGCACGCTGAATATTCGCTTATTCGCGATCGCGTAAAAGAGCTCGAGCAGCTGGGCGTTGACATTCTGTTCAACTGGGATCACTTCTTTCCGCTGTCTGGCGAGCCAGACGGGCTCCACTTTGAAGCATGGACAGAACTTGCGTCCTGGGCCGAGATGACGAGCCGTGTCGAATTCGGCACCCTCGTGAACTGCAACAGCTACCGCAATCCCGACCTGCAGGCTGATATGGCCCGCACCCTCGATCACATCAGTGACGGCCGTTTCATCTTCGGTACTGGCTCGGGTTGGTTTGAGCGCGACTACCAGGAGTACGGCTACGAGTTCGGCACCGCTGGGTCACGGTTGGATGCTCTCGCCGAAGCTTTGCCTCGCATTGAGTCGCGCTGGGCCAAGCTCAACCCTGCACCGACGCGCAAGATTCCGGTATTGATCGGTGGTGGCGGAGAGAAGAAAACCCTCAAGCTCGTAGCCAAGCACGCCGATATTTGGCACAGCTTCGCGACCGGTGATGAACTCGTTCATAAGCTCGATGTTCTCGCCGGCCACTGTGACGCGGTCGGCCGCAACATCAATGAGATCGAGATCTCTAACGAACTGCGCAACAAGAGCGTTGAAGATGCTGACAGCATGCGTGAGCAGGGCATCACGCTCTTCACTTTGGGCGTTTCTGGCCCCGAATACGACCTCACGGCGACGAAGCAGTGGCTCGCCTGGCGAGACGCGCAGAACGGATAA
- the trmD gene encoding tRNA (guanosine(37)-N1)-methyltransferase TrmD, translated as MRIDILTIFPDFFGVLDISLLGKARERGIIELGVHDLRDYTHDRHRTVDDTPYGGGAGMVMRPEPWGEALDATLTPETVVIVPTPAGVPFTQAAARELAQEKHLVFTCGRYEGIDQRVIDYAAATVRVREISLGDYVLNGGEVATMAMIEAIGRLVPGVVGNPESLTEESHENGLLEYPSYTKPSTWRERSVPAVLLSGNHKAIADWRHEQQLERTRRVRPDLLPDGE; from the coding sequence GTGCGCATCGACATTCTGACGATCTTCCCGGATTTCTTCGGGGTGCTTGATATCTCCCTCCTCGGTAAAGCGCGTGAGCGTGGAATCATCGAGCTCGGCGTGCACGATCTGCGCGACTACACGCACGATCGTCACCGCACGGTCGACGACACTCCGTACGGCGGAGGCGCGGGCATGGTCATGCGCCCCGAGCCGTGGGGAGAAGCGCTGGATGCCACCCTCACGCCCGAAACGGTTGTCATCGTTCCCACGCCTGCCGGGGTTCCTTTCACGCAGGCAGCAGCCCGCGAGTTGGCGCAGGAGAAGCATCTCGTCTTTACGTGCGGCCGCTACGAAGGTATCGATCAGCGCGTCATTGACTACGCCGCAGCCACGGTTCGTGTTCGCGAGATTAGTCTGGGCGACTACGTGCTCAACGGTGGCGAAGTCGCCACGATGGCCATGATCGAAGCAATCGGTCGCCTTGTGCCCGGTGTTGTCGGAAATCCCGAAAGTCTCACCGAAGAGAGCCACGAAAATGGCCTCCTCGAATACCCGAGCTACACGAAGCCGTCGACGTGGCGTGAGCGTTCCGTGCCGGCCGTGCTGCTGAGCGGTAACCACAAGGCCATTGCCGATTGGCGCCACGAGCAGCAACTTGAGCGCACTCGTCGGGTGCGCCCCGATCTTCTGCCCGACGGCGAGTAG
- the rimM gene encoding ribosome maturation factor RimM (Essential for efficient processing of 16S rRNA), whose translation MSETKIPREGRTQLRVGRLTKAHGLKGAIKVEMYTDAPERRFVPGAVFSLQVPTSSPWHGKTLELIELKWFNAQPVAFFKGIPDRSAAEKLVKAILWIDHDPNEAPEDDAWFNHQLIGLKVIRDGKQVGTLAQVDHFPAQDLLTVTTENGDVLVPFVKSIVASVDIDAGEMVVTPPPGLFEEIADDASVDETPAAGSAPSEPADADVTDSTESD comes from the coding sequence GTGAGCGAAACAAAGATTCCCCGCGAAGGTCGCACACAGCTGCGAGTGGGGCGCTTGACGAAAGCTCACGGGCTTAAGGGAGCGATCAAGGTTGAGATGTACACGGATGCCCCGGAACGTCGTTTCGTTCCGGGCGCCGTGTTTTCTCTCCAAGTGCCCACGAGTTCTCCGTGGCATGGAAAGACACTTGAGCTCATCGAGCTCAAGTGGTTTAACGCGCAGCCGGTGGCGTTCTTCAAAGGAATTCCCGACCGCAGCGCTGCAGAAAAGCTTGTGAAGGCTATTCTCTGGATCGATCACGATCCCAACGAGGCACCAGAAGATGATGCGTGGTTCAACCACCAGCTCATCGGGCTCAAAGTCATCCGTGACGGCAAGCAAGTCGGTACGCTCGCGCAGGTTGATCATTTCCCCGCGCAAGATTTGCTGACGGTTACGACCGAGAACGGCGATGTCTTGGTGCCGTTCGTGAAGTCGATTGTGGCTAGCGTCGATATCGACGCAGGCGAGATGGTTGTTACACCTCCGCCCGGCCTCTTTGAGGAGATCGCCGATGACGCTTCGGTTGACGAGACCCCGGCCGCTGGTTCGGCTCCCAGTGAGCCCGCCGACGCTGACGTAACTGACTCCACCGAATCCGACTAA
- the rpsP gene encoding 30S ribosomal protein S16 — protein sequence MAVKIRLKRMGKIRAPYYRIVVADSRKKRDGRVIEEIGKYHPTEEPSFIEVESERAQYWLSVGAQPSPQVEAILKLTGDWGQFKGDKSAVSTVKVKEAKAEFQADEKKKPVLKPKVEKAEPKAEEAPAAEAPVADEAAAEAPAADADKA from the coding sequence GTGGCTGTAAAGATTCGTTTGAAGCGCATGGGCAAGATCCGTGCACCCTACTACCGCATCGTCGTTGCCGACTCGCGCAAGAAGCGCGATGGTCGTGTCATCGAAGAAATCGGAAAGTACCACCCCACCGAGGAGCCCTCGTTCATCGAGGTCGAGTCCGAGCGTGCACAGTACTGGTTGAGCGTTGGCGCGCAGCCTAGCCCGCAGGTTGAGGCAATCCTCAAGCTGACCGGCGACTGGGGCCAGTTCAAGGGTGACAAGAGCGCTGTAAGCACCGTCAAGGTGAAGGAAGCCAAGGCTGAGTTCCAGGCTGACGAAAAGAAGAAGCCTGTTCTCAAGCCGAAGGTTGAGAAGGCTGAGCCTAAGGCTGAAGAAGCACCTGCCGCTGAAGCGCCTGTCGCTGACGAGGCTGCTGCTGAAGCACCTGCCGCCGACGCAGACAAGGCCTAG
- the rplS gene encoding 50S ribosomal protein L19 codes for MHILDGVDKASLKDNIPDFRAGDNVKVHVNIIEGTRSRIQVFQGVVIGRSGHGVRETFTVRKVSFQVGVERTFPVHSPVIDHIEVVSRGLVRRAKLYYLRDLRGKKAKIKEKRDN; via the coding sequence ATGCATATCCTCGATGGCGTCGACAAGGCGTCTCTCAAAGACAACATTCCTGATTTCCGTGCCGGCGATAACGTCAAGGTTCACGTCAACATCATCGAAGGTACGCGCTCGCGTATTCAGGTGTTCCAGGGCGTTGTAATCGGTCGTTCGGGCCACGGCGTTCGCGAGACCTTCACTGTTCGTAAGGTCAGCTTCCAGGTCGGCGTAGAGCGTACCTTCCCGGTTCACTCGCCGGTAATCGACCACATTGAGGTTGTTTCGCGTGGACTCGTTCGCCGCGCCAAGCTGTACTACCTGCGCGACCTGCGCGGTAAGAAGGCGAAGATCAAAGAGAAGCGCGACAACTAA
- the map gene encoding type I methionyl aminopeptidase, with translation MIELRSPAEINEMKAAGEFVASVLTATQAATKVGTNLLEIDALAHSMIRERGAESCYIDYHPSFGASPFGKVICTSVNDAALHGLPHDYTLKDGDLVSLDFAVAVDGWVADSAITFAVGTPRDEDLKLMDATSRALDAGIAAAIVGNRIGAISAAIGDVAYGAGYEVNLDFGGHGVGREMHGDPHIPNDGKARRGMPLKPGLVFAIEPWLMIGTDDIYTDDDGWTLRSVDGSRAAHFEHTVAVTADGPLILTARK, from the coding sequence ATGATCGAGTTGAGAAGCCCCGCCGAAATCAATGAGATGAAGGCCGCGGGCGAGTTCGTGGCCAGCGTACTGACCGCCACCCAAGCGGCCACCAAGGTGGGTACTAACCTGCTCGAGATCGATGCCTTGGCCCACAGCATGATCCGCGAACGTGGCGCCGAGAGCTGCTACATCGACTACCACCCCTCGTTCGGCGCTTCGCCGTTCGGCAAGGTCATCTGCACTTCGGTTAACGACGCCGCCCTGCACGGGCTCCCCCACGACTACACGCTGAAGGATGGCGACCTCGTGAGCCTCGACTTCGCGGTAGCGGTTGACGGTTGGGTCGCTGACTCGGCCATCACTTTCGCCGTGGGCACTCCCCGTGACGAAGACCTCAAGCTCATGGATGCCACCTCGCGCGCGCTCGACGCCGGCATCGCCGCCGCCATTGTTGGCAACCGCATCGGTGCCATCTCGGCCGCGATCGGAGACGTCGCCTATGGCGCTGGCTACGAAGTGAATCTCGACTTCGGTGGTCACGGTGTTGGCCGCGAAATGCACGGCGACCCGCACATCCCGAACGACGGCAAGGCACGCCGCGGCATGCCGCTGAAACCCGGTCTCGTGTTCGCGATCGAGCCTTGGCTCATGATCGGCACCGACGACATCTACACGGATGACGACGGCTGGACTCTGCGCAGTGTTGACGGCTCTCGTGCCGCCCACTTTGAGCACACCGTCGCGGTTACCGCCGACGGCCCGCTCATCCTCACCGCGCGCAAGTAG
- a CDS encoding TetR/AcrR family transcriptional regulator gives MPNPANVRTEPVQQRSAERISVLLDAAAVLLDEVGIDALTTSDVSKRAQSSVGVIYRYFPNIQSLLRGLAERNFDKYRAGLSATLNKRATSALDALNIAIDVYIELCRTEPGFRVLSFGNIIDRRFNVDRKSNNTALAEILTDLLVTTYEVPATDALAFDIEVTVEIADSLLERAFLYDPRGEEPFIIKLREFIAQLLAPHTKEAVTP, from the coding sequence GTGCCCAACCCCGCGAACGTTCGCACCGAACCAGTGCAGCAGCGGAGTGCAGAACGAATCAGCGTGCTTCTCGACGCCGCTGCCGTGCTACTCGACGAAGTCGGTATCGACGCGCTCACAACCAGCGATGTATCGAAGCGGGCGCAGTCGTCTGTCGGCGTCATCTACCGCTACTTCCCCAACATCCAGTCCCTGCTTCGCGGTCTTGCCGAGCGCAACTTCGACAAGTACCGCGCTGGGCTCTCGGCCACGCTCAATAAGCGCGCCACCAGCGCGCTTGACGCCCTCAATATTGCGATCGACGTTTATATTGAGCTCTGCCGCACCGAACCCGGTTTTCGGGTGCTGTCATTCGGCAACATCATCGACCGCCGTTTCAACGTCGACCGCAAGAGCAACAACACCGCGCTGGCCGAGATCTTGACCGACCTTCTGGTGACCACCTACGAGGTCCCCGCGACGGATGCTCTCGCTTTCGATATCGAAGTGACGGTGGAAATCGCCGATTCACTCCTCGAGCGTGCATTCTTGTATGACCCGCGCGGTGAAGAACCCTTCATCATTAAACTTCGAGAGTTCATTGCGCAACTTTTGGCACCGCATACGAAAGAGGCAGTTACCCCATGA
- a CDS encoding MFS transporter translates to MMIRRAFYYWQFIAVILLPLWVLIARGIYGSSVGWDFVLFLILCPILAFALLAIAGLTVARKSVRDSKRVSWIDAGVLAVWHAAIIIYGFVDAPFPAALIVIVAIAAFWIALWQLVTETRNRFTSLVEGFERDAQRPSRPGENLDNGRVIILEAEENRTFD, encoded by the coding sequence ATGATGATTAGGCGCGCGTTCTACTACTGGCAGTTCATCGCGGTAATCCTGTTGCCGCTGTGGGTATTGATTGCCCGCGGCATCTATGGTTCGAGCGTCGGCTGGGATTTTGTGCTGTTCCTCATCCTGTGCCCGATCTTGGCTTTCGCCCTTCTCGCCATCGCGGGGCTCACGGTCGCCCGCAAGAGTGTGCGTGATTCGAAACGAGTTTCGTGGATCGATGCCGGGGTGCTCGCGGTGTGGCATGCAGCCATCATCATTTACGGCTTTGTGGATGCCCCATTCCCGGCCGCGCTCATCGTGATCGTCGCTATTGCTGCGTTCTGGATCGCACTCTGGCAGCTAGTGACCGAGACCCGCAATCGCTTCACGAGCCTCGTGGAGGGCTTCGAGCGCGACGCCCAACGCCCATCGCGGCCCGGGGAGAACCTTGACAACGGTCGGGTCATCATCCTCGAAGCAGAAGAGAATCGCACTTTCGACTGA